The following proteins come from a genomic window of Flavobacteriaceae bacterium MAR_2010_188:
- a CDS encoding transcriptional regulator, ArsR family, with amino-acid sequence MGASKLYIYSKETINIAEIAKVFAHPARVAILEYISKQESCICNDIVDEIGLSQPTISQHLKVINDAGLLKGNYKGTTICYCLNVESFDFYKKLLNGFFEMTKSNCC; translated from the coding sequence ATGGGCGCATCCAAATTATATATCTATTCCAAAGAAACTATTAACATCGCAGAGATTGCAAAAGTCTTTGCGCACCCCGCTAGAGTGGCCATTTTAGAATATATAAGCAAACAAGAATCTTGTATCTGTAACGATATTGTGGACGAAATTGGACTTTCACAACCCACTATCTCTCAACATCTTAAAGTCATTAATGATGCCGGACTGCTTAAAGGAAATTATAAGGGCACCACGATTTGCTATTGCTTAAATGTCGAAAGTTTCGATTTCTATAAAAAGCTGCTCAATGGCTTTTTTGAAATGACAAAATCCAATTGTTGCTAA
- a CDS encoding phosphinothricin acetyltransferase, whose protein sequence is MFKEDWDDVAKIYKHGMDTKMATFETQVPKWKYWKKTHVENCSLVAQSGDTIVGFASISPVSHREVYKGVGEVSIYVDKDARGRGVGRILLDSLIRATEDKGFWSLQAGIFSVNETSIELHKKCGFRIVGVREKIGKLDGKWQDNTLMERRSDKF, encoded by the coding sequence ATGTTTAAGGAAGATTGGGATGATGTCGCCAAAATCTACAAACATGGTATGGATACCAAAATGGCAACTTTTGAGACGCAAGTCCCTAAATGGAAATATTGGAAAAAAACCCATGTCGAGAATTGTTCCTTGGTAGCACAGAGTGGCGACACAATTGTAGGCTTTGCCTCTATTTCTCCCGTTTCACACCGTGAAGTTTATAAAGGCGTAGGGGAAGTCAGTATATACGTCGACAAAGATGCTAGAGGACGAGGAGTTGGAAGAATCCTATTGGACAGCTTGATCAGGGCGACTGAAGACAAAGGTTTTTGGAGCCTTCAGGCTGGGATTTTCAGTGTTAATGAAACCAGTATAGAACTGCATAAAAAATGTGGATTTAGAATCGTTGGTGTGCGAGAAAAAATAGGAAAGTTAGATGGAAAGTGGCAGGATAACACGCTTATGGAACGACGAAGTGATAAATTTTAA
- a CDS encoding protein tyrosine phosphatase, translating into MIKKNILVLCTGNSCRSQMAHGYLNLFCADKAAVYSAGIETHGLNPGAVSIMKEDGIDISQHTSNNVDEYSSVEFDFIITVCDHAKENCPYIPTKNAKRLHHNFFDPSKVEGSKDEKHAAFLKTREEIKLFCKDFCKQEIS; encoded by the coding sequence ATGATTAAGAAAAACATTTTAGTATTATGTACCGGCAACTCCTGCCGCAGCCAAATGGCACATGGCTATTTAAACTTGTTCTGTGCCGATAAAGCAGCAGTCTATAGTGCAGGGATAGAAACTCATGGTTTAAATCCAGGAGCAGTTTCTATTATGAAAGAAGATGGTATCGATATTTCACAGCACACTTCTAATAATGTAGATGAATATTCTTCAGTTGAGTTTGATTTCATTATTACAGTTTGTGACCATGCCAAGGAAAACTGTCCTTATATCCCAACCAAAAATGCAAAAAGACTACATCATAACTTCTTTGATCCGTCTAAGGTTGAAGGCTCTAAGGATGAAAAGCATGCAGCATTTTTAAAAACTCGCGAGGAAATAAAATTATTCTGTAAAGACTTTTGCAAACAGGAAATCTCCTAA
- a CDS encoding Putative hemolysin — MTDQKHTELVTAKEVAQAIKTDKYGLLGTLSGWILMKVLKISTLNNVYNRNKHLNDVEFLNAVLDDFKIRFEIPEEDLKRLPKDGAFISISNHPLGGIDGILLLKLLVEQRSDFKIIANFLLHRIIPLKSYIMPVNPFEDRKDVKSSVIGFKNAIGHLREGHPLGIFPAGEVSTYKDGKLVVDKPWEEAAMKLIRKAEVPVVPIYFHAKNSKLFYKLSKISDTLRTAKLPSELLTQKRRVIKVRIGKPISVKDQQEHETLEDFTDFLRRKTYMLANSFDEKGRILENLSSTLKVPKHPKRIVNEISTEVMCNEVEQLRASDSRLLQSKNYEVFFSEAKKIPNILREIGRLREITFREVGEGTNEPIDLDRFDAYYHHMFLWDNEAKCIAGAYRMGLGSKIFAKYGIDGFYLQDLFRFEPELHKMMQESIEMGRAFVISEYQLKPMPLFLLWKGIVHTTLRYPEHKFLIGGVSISNKFSNFSKSLMIEFMKSHYYDPYIAQYVHPKKEFKVKLKDADKDFVFDETEADLNKFDKIIDEVEPGSLRLPVLIKKYIKQNAKVIAFNVDPLFNNSVDGLMYIRIADLPESTVRPVMEEFQEELERKFSSQSDLEKD, encoded by the coding sequence ATGACCGACCAAAAACACACAGAATTAGTAACAGCGAAAGAGGTTGCTCAAGCTATTAAAACAGATAAATATGGACTATTAGGGACTTTATCTGGCTGGATTCTGATGAAAGTCCTTAAAATCTCCACATTAAACAACGTCTACAACCGAAACAAGCACTTAAACGATGTCGAATTTTTAAATGCAGTCCTAGATGATTTTAAGATTAGGTTCGAAATCCCTGAGGAAGACTTAAAAAGGCTACCAAAAGACGGAGCTTTCATATCCATATCTAACCATCCACTCGGAGGTATCGATGGAATTTTACTTTTAAAACTTTTGGTTGAACAACGAAGTGATTTTAAGATAATCGCAAATTTTCTGTTACACCGAATTATTCCCCTGAAATCATATATCATGCCCGTAAATCCTTTTGAAGATAGAAAGGACGTTAAATCGAGTGTTATTGGTTTCAAAAATGCGATTGGTCATTTAAGAGAAGGTCATCCGCTAGGAATTTTTCCAGCAGGAGAAGTTTCAACCTACAAAGACGGAAAACTTGTAGTCGATAAACCTTGGGAAGAAGCGGCAATGAAGCTCATACGAAAGGCTGAAGTGCCAGTTGTTCCCATTTATTTTCATGCAAAGAATAGCAAGCTTTTTTATAAGCTTTCAAAAATTAGCGACACACTAAGGACCGCAAAACTCCCGTCTGAGCTTCTTACCCAAAAAAGAAGAGTCATAAAAGTGAGAATAGGGAAGCCTATTTCGGTTAAAGACCAGCAAGAACATGAAACATTGGAAGATTTTACGGACTTTTTACGTCGCAAGACATACATGCTGGCAAATTCTTTTGACGAAAAAGGAAGAATCTTAGAAAACCTATCGTCTACTTTAAAAGTTCCAAAACATCCTAAGCGTATCGTAAATGAAATAAGTACGGAGGTGATGTGCAATGAAGTAGAACAGCTGCGGGCTTCTGATAGTCGTTTGTTACAAAGTAAAAATTACGAGGTATTCTTTTCTGAAGCAAAGAAGATTCCTAACATTTTACGTGAAATCGGTAGGCTAAGGGAAATTACTTTTAGAGAAGTAGGTGAAGGCACTAATGAACCAATCGACTTAGATCGATTTGATGCGTATTATCACCATATGTTTTTATGGGACAATGAAGCAAAATGTATCGCCGGAGCCTACAGAATGGGTTTAGGTTCCAAGATTTTTGCGAAGTATGGTATTGATGGATTTTATCTTCAGGATTTATTCAGGTTTGAGCCAGAACTTCACAAAATGATGCAAGAGTCCATAGAAATGGGTCGAGCCTTTGTTATAAGCGAATATCAGCTTAAACCAATGCCTTTATTTTTACTTTGGAAAGGAATTGTACACACCACTTTACGCTACCCGGAACACAAATTCTTGATAGGTGGAGTAAGCATCAGCAATAAATTCTCGAACTTCTCAAAATCTTTGATGATTGAATTTATGAAATCGCATTATTATGATCCCTATATCGCACAGTATGTACATCCGAAGAAGGAATTCAAAGTTAAGTTGAAGGATGCGGATAAGGATTTTGTCTTTGATGAAACAGAAGCAGACCTAAACAAGTTCGATAAGATTATCGATGAGGTAGAACCAGGAAGTTTAAGATTGCCTGTCCTAATTAAAAAATATATAAAACAGAATGCGAAGGTAATTGCCTTCAACGTCGATCCGCTTTTTAATAATTCAGTTGATGGATTAATGTACATCCGCATTGCCGATCTTCCGGAAAGTACCGTACGGCCTGTGATGGAAGAGTTTCAGGAGGAATTAGAACGCAAATTTTCTTCTCAGAGCGATTTAGAAAAAGATTGA
- a CDS encoding aspartate kinase, protein MQIFKFGGASVKDASGVKNLVKVLEVTGHKDTLIVISAMGKTTNALEVVLKNYFENPKELQSSIQEIHKYHNSILMDLFNNENHPIFKEISQLFEELKGFLGRNKSPDYNFVYDQVIGYGEILSTTIVSAYLNDIGIKNKWLDVRNLIKTDSYYRRANVNWESTNDNIRNNVDAKILNITQGFLGSDNNHFTTSLGREGSDYTAAIFAYCLNANSVTIWKDVPGVLNADPRYFENAQLINKISYREAIELAFYGASVIHPKTLQPLQGKEIPLYVRSFIKPEERGTMVGKGIGLEPEIPCFIVKKGQVLISLSSLDFSYIVEENISEIFSLLHLYKMKVDVIQNSAISFSVCVDDNYGNLEKLLQHLRAKFKVTFQKDVSLFTIRHYTDEAITQLEKDKTVLLKQLTQQTVQVVTE, encoded by the coding sequence ATGCAGATATTTAAGTTTGGTGGTGCCTCGGTAAAGGATGCGAGTGGAGTCAAAAATTTGGTTAAGGTTCTAGAAGTAACTGGGCACAAGGATACCCTAATCGTTATTTCGGCAATGGGTAAAACCACAAATGCGCTAGAAGTGGTGCTCAAGAATTATTTTGAAAATCCAAAAGAACTTCAAAGTTCGATACAAGAGATTCATAAGTACCATAATTCAATTTTAATGGATCTCTTTAATAATGAAAACCATCCCATTTTTAAGGAAATATCACAACTTTTTGAGGAACTCAAAGGTTTCCTTGGAAGAAATAAAAGTCCCGATTACAATTTTGTTTATGACCAAGTTATCGGTTATGGCGAAATTCTTTCAACTACAATTGTAAGTGCGTATCTTAACGATATCGGCATTAAGAATAAATGGTTAGACGTAAGAAACCTGATTAAAACGGATAGCTATTACCGCCGCGCCAACGTTAATTGGGAATCAACCAATGATAATATCCGCAATAATGTAGATGCAAAGATTTTAAATATTACCCAAGGATTTTTAGGAAGCGATAATAACCATTTTACCACGTCTTTAGGAAGGGAAGGAAGTGACTATACCGCTGCAATCTTTGCCTATTGCCTCAATGCGAATAGCGTAACTATTTGGAAAGATGTTCCAGGTGTTTTAAATGCTGACCCAAGATATTTTGAAAATGCACAACTGATAAACAAAATTTCCTATCGTGAAGCCATAGAGTTAGCTTTTTACGGCGCTTCGGTTATTCATCCTAAAACATTACAGCCACTGCAAGGAAAGGAAATTCCATTGTATGTACGTTCTTTTATAAAACCAGAAGAAAGAGGAACCATGGTTGGTAAAGGCATAGGTTTAGAACCAGAAATTCCGTGTTTTATCGTGAAGAAAGGTCAAGTTTTGATTTCGCTTTCTTCTTTGGATTTTTCATATATAGTTGAAGAAAATATCAGCGAAATCTTTAGTCTATTGCACCTATATAAGATGAAGGTTGATGTCATTCAAAACTCAGCGATCAGCTTTTCGGTTTGTGTAGACGATAACTATGGAAACCTCGAAAAACTACTGCAACATCTTAGGGCAAAATTCAAAGTTACTTTTCAAAAAGATGTTTCACTATTTACGATTAGACACTATACCGATGAAGCTATTACACAATTAGAAAAAGATAAGACCGTTTTACTTAAACAATTGACGCAGCAAACAGTCCAGGTAGTAACAGAGTAA
- a CDS encoding Ribosomal protein S18 acetylase RimI: MEINIRKADKQDMPKVHNLINELAIYEKEPDAVEVTVADLEKDGFKEHPDFTCFVAEVDNEIEGLALVYNRYSTWKGRVIHLEDLIVKESSRGKGLGTILLNEVVKYGKEQNVRRISWEVLDWNEPAIEFYEKKGANVLRGWHVVQLDEKGIKNYIDSI, from the coding sequence ATGGAAATCAATATTAGAAAAGCGGATAAGCAAGATATGCCTAAGGTGCATAATCTTATAAATGAACTTGCGATTTATGAAAAGGAACCAGATGCCGTAGAGGTCACAGTTGCAGATTTAGAAAAAGACGGATTTAAGGAACATCCAGATTTTACTTGTTTTGTTGCAGAAGTAGATAATGAAATTGAAGGGCTTGCCTTAGTCTATAATCGGTATTCTACTTGGAAGGGTAGAGTTATTCATTTGGAAGATTTAATCGTTAAGGAATCGAGTAGGGGTAAAGGTCTAGGAACTATTTTGCTGAATGAGGTTGTAAAATATGGGAAAGAACAAAACGTAAGGAGAATCAGTTGGGAAGTTCTAGATTGGAATGAGCCTGCCATTGAATTTTACGAAAAGAAAGGCGCCAATGTTTTAAGGGGTTGGCACGTGGTTCAATTAGACGAAAAAGGAATTAAAAATTATATAGATTCAATTTAG